In the genome of Meles meles chromosome 16, mMelMel3.1 paternal haplotype, whole genome shotgun sequence, one region contains:
- the TUBB1 gene encoding tubulin beta-1 chain isoform X1, producing MREIVHLQIGQCGNQIGAKFWEVIGEEHGIDAVGSYCGDCALQLERISVYYNEAHGKKYVPRALLVDLEPGTMDSIRSSKLGALFHPDSFIYGNSGAGNNWAKGHYTEGAELAERVLDAVRSASEACDCLQGFQLVHSLGGGTGSGMGTLLLGRIREDFPDRIVNAFSVLPSPKVSDTVVEPYNAALSLPQLAQHADACFCIDNEALYDICLRTLKLAAPSYGDLNHLVSLTMSGVTTSLRFPGQLNADLRKLAVNMVPFPRLHFFTPGFAPLTSRGGRQYRALTVAELTQQVFDARNAMAACDPRRGRYLTVACIFRGRMSTREVDEQMLSVQTRHSGCFVDWIPNNVKVAVCDIPPPGLSMAATFIGNSTAVQELLGRVAERFSAMFRRRAFVHWYTSEGMDVGEFAEAESDIRDLMSEYQQLQDARAGPEDDGELAGEAEMEPEDAPHEPRRAP from the exons ATGCGTGAAATCGTACACCTTCAGATCGGCCAGTGCGGGAACCAGATCGGAGCCAAG TTCTGGGAGGTGATTGGCGAGGAGCACGGGATCGACGCGGTCGGGAGCTACTGCGGGGACTGTGCCTTGCAGCTGGAGAGGATCAGCGTGTACTACAACGAGGCCCACG GTAAGAAGTATGTGCCGCGGGCGTTGCTGGTGGACCTGGAGCCCGGGACGATGGACAGCATCCGGTCCAGCAAACTGGGAGCTCTCTTCCATCCGGACAGCTTCATCTACG GTAACTCTGGGGCCGGCAACAACTGGGCCAAGGGCCACTACACGGAGGGCGCCGAGCTGGCCGAGCGCGTGCTGGACGCCGTGCGCAGCGCCAGCGAGGCCTGCGACTGCCTGCAGGGCTTCCAGCTGGTGCACTCGCTGGGCGGCGGCACGGGGTCCGGGATGGGCACGCTGCTGCTGGGCAGGATCCGCGAGGACTTCCCCGACCGCATCGTGAACGCCTTCAGCGTGCTGCCGTCGCCCAAGGTGTCCGACACGGTGGTGGAGCCCTACAACGCCGCGCTGTCCCTGCCGCAGCTGGCGCAGCACGCCGACGCCTGCTTCTGCATCGACAACGAGGCGCTCTACGACATCTGCCTGCGCACGCTCAAGCTGGCCGCGCCCAGCTACGGCGACCTCAACCACCTGGTGTCCCTGACCATGAGCGGCGTCACCACGTCGCTGCGCTTCCCGGGCCAGCTCAACGCCGACCTGCGCAAGCTGGCCGTGAACATGGTGCCCTTCCCGCGCCTGCACTTCTTCACGCCCGGCTTCGCGCCGCTCACCAGCCGCGGCGGCCGGCAGTACCGCGCGCTCACGGTGGCGGAGCTCACGCAGCAGGTGTTCGACGCGCGCAACGCCATGGCCGCCTGCGACCCGCGCCGCGGCCGCTACCTGACCGTGGCCTGCATCTTCCGCGGCCGCATGTCCACCAGGGAGGTGGACGAGCAGATGCTCAGCGTGCAGACGCGGCACAGCGGCTGCTTTGTGGACTGGATCCCCAACAACGTCAAGGTGGCCGTGTGCGACATCCCGCCCCCGGGGCTGAGCATGGCCGCCACGTTCATCGGCAACAGCACGGCGGTGCAGGAGCTGCTCGGCCGCGTGGCGGAGCGCTTCTCGGCCATGTTCCGGCGCAGGGCGTTCGTGCACTGGTACACCAGCGAGGGCATGGACGTGGGCGAGTTCGCCGAGGCCGAGAGCGACATCCGCGACCTGATGTCGGAGTACCAGCAACTGCAAGACGCCAGAGCGGGTCCCGAGGACGACGGGGAGCTCGCGGGGGAGGCGGAGATGGAGCCGGAAGATGCGCCCCACGAGCCTCGCCGGGCCCCGTGA
- the TUBB1 gene encoding tubulin beta-1 chain isoform X2, translating to MREIVHLQIGQCGNQIGAKFWEVIGEEHGIDAVGSYCGDCALQLERISVYYNEAHGKKYVPRALLVDLEPGTMDSIRSSKLGALFHPDSFIYGNSGAGNNWAKGHYTEGAELAERVLDAVRSASEVDEQMLSVQTRHSGCFVDWIPNNVKVAVCDIPPPGLSMAATFIGNSTAVQELLGRVAERFSAMFRRRAFVHWYTSEGMDVGEFAEAESDIRDLMSEYQQLQDARAGPEDDGELAGEAEMEPEDAPHEPRRAP from the exons ATGCGTGAAATCGTACACCTTCAGATCGGCCAGTGCGGGAACCAGATCGGAGCCAAG TTCTGGGAGGTGATTGGCGAGGAGCACGGGATCGACGCGGTCGGGAGCTACTGCGGGGACTGTGCCTTGCAGCTGGAGAGGATCAGCGTGTACTACAACGAGGCCCACG GTAAGAAGTATGTGCCGCGGGCGTTGCTGGTGGACCTGGAGCCCGGGACGATGGACAGCATCCGGTCCAGCAAACTGGGAGCTCTCTTCCATCCGGACAGCTTCATCTACG GTAACTCTGGGGCCGGCAACAACTGGGCCAAGGGCCACTACACGGAGGGCGCCGAGCTGGCCGAGCGCGTGCTGGACGCCGTGCGCAGCGCCAGCGAG GTGGACGAGCAGATGCTCAGCGTGCAGACGCGGCACAGCGGCTGCTTTGTGGACTGGATCCCCAACAACGTCAAGGTGGCCGTGTGCGACATCCCGCCCCCGGGGCTGAGCATGGCCGCCACGTTCATCGGCAACAGCACGGCGGTGCAGGAGCTGCTCGGCCGCGTGGCGGAGCGCTTCTCGGCCATGTTCCGGCGCAGGGCGTTCGTGCACTGGTACACCAGCGAGGGCATGGACGTGGGCGAGTTCGCCGAGGCCGAGAGCGACATCCGCGACCTGATGTCGGAGTACCAGCAACTGCAAGACGCCAGAGCGGGTCCCGAGGACGACGGGGAGCTCGCGGGGGAGGCGGAGATGGAGCCGGAAGATGCGCCCCACGAGCCTCGCCGGGCCCCGTGA
- the TUBB1 gene encoding tubulin beta-1 chain isoform X3 → MREIVHLQIGQCGNQIGAKFWEVIGEEHGIDAVGSYCGDCALQLERISVYYNEAHGKKYVPRALLVDLEPGTMDSIRSSKLGALFHPDSFIYGNSGAGNNWAKGHYTEGAELADEGMDVGEFAEAESDIRDLMSEYQQLQDARAGPEDDGELAGEAEMEPEDAPHEPRRAP, encoded by the exons ATGCGTGAAATCGTACACCTTCAGATCGGCCAGTGCGGGAACCAGATCGGAGCCAAG TTCTGGGAGGTGATTGGCGAGGAGCACGGGATCGACGCGGTCGGGAGCTACTGCGGGGACTGTGCCTTGCAGCTGGAGAGGATCAGCGTGTACTACAACGAGGCCCACG GTAAGAAGTATGTGCCGCGGGCGTTGCTGGTGGACCTGGAGCCCGGGACGATGGACAGCATCCGGTCCAGCAAACTGGGAGCTCTCTTCCATCCGGACAGCTTCATCTACG GTAACTCTGGGGCCGGCAACAACTGGGCCAAGGGCCACTACACGGAGGGCGCCGAGCTGGCCGA CGAGGGCATGGACGTGGGCGAGTTCGCCGAGGCCGAGAGCGACATCCGCGACCTGATGTCGGAGTACCAGCAACTGCAAGACGCCAGAGCGGGTCCCGAGGACGACGGGGAGCTCGCGGGGGAGGCGGAGATGGAGCCGGAAGATGCGCCCCACGAGCCTCGCCGGGCCCCGTGA
- the ATP5F1E gene encoding ATP synthase subunit epsilon, mitochondrial, protein MVAYWRQAGLSYIRYSQICAKAVRDALKAEFKANAEKTSGSTIKIVKLRKE, encoded by the exons ATGGTGGCCTACTGGCGACAGGCTGGACTCAG CTACATCCGGTACTCCCAGATCTGTGCAAAAGCAGTGAGGGATGCACTGAAGGCCGAGTTCAAAGCAAATGCCGAGAAGACTTCTGGCAGCACCATAAAAATTGTGAAACTGAGAAAAGAGTGA